In the genome of Acidovorax sp. 69, the window AGCTCGAACTGGATCTCATCGAAGCTCATGCCAGCGCGAGCATGGCGAGCAATCTCTCGGTCAGAAATCCGGCGGCAAACACAGACGATCATGATGGCGGCAGACAGTGTGGCTGGCTGTTGAAGGAATGAAAGTATTATAAATACGAATCTATCGCATTTGCAATAAATCATTCATGCCGCCAGGGTGAAAGGCCGCGAAATCCTGTCTGGGCCTGTCAAAGTCCTTGGGACGGTGGTGTGTCTGCGGCCAGCAGCGCGGGGGTCGCGTCGGCCAGTGTGGCGCAACCCGTCAGCGCCATGGCGATCTCCAGCTCATCGCGCAACAGGCGCAGCACATGGGCCACGCCCGCAGCGCCCGCGTGGGCCAGGCCCCACACGGCGGGGCGCCCCACCAGCACGGCCGACGCACCCAGCGCCATGGCCTTGAGGACGTCGGTGCCGCGCCGGATGCCGCCGTCCACCAGCACCGGCACCGCGCCCGCCACGGCCTGCACCACACGGGGCAGGGCGGTAGCGGTGGCGGGGGCGGTGTCCAGCGTGCGCCCGCCGTGGTTGGACACGATCAGGCCCCCGGCCCCCATCGACACGGCCTGCCGCGCATCGGCCGGGTGCAGCACTCCCTTGAGCAGCACGGGCAGGCGGGTGATGGACTGCAGCCAGGCAATGTCGTCCCAGGTGGGGGCCTGGTGCAGCAGGCCGTCAAACAGCGCACTCTGGCCGACGCGCAAGGCGGGTGGGGTGGGTGTTTGCATGCCTGCGAGGTTGACCGGGCCGACGCCGGGCGGCAGCCGAAAGCCCGCGCGCCGTTCGCGGTCGCGCACGCCGCTGGAGGGCGCGTCCACCGTCAGCACCAGGGCCTCGTAGCCCGCGGCTTCGGCACGTTGCACCAGCGCCTGCGTGAAACCCCGGTCATGCTGCAGGTAGAGCTGAAACCACAGCGGGCCCCGCCCGGGGTCGGGGTGTACGGCCTGTGCCACGCTTTCCAGCGATACGCTGGCCTGGGTGCTGAGCACTACGCCCGCTCCCAGCGCCGCAGCAGCGTATGCCATGGCCAGCTCTCCATCGGGGTGCGCCATGCGCTGAAAAGCAATGGGCGCCAGCAAGATGGGGTGCGCCAGGGTACGGCCCAGCAGGCTGACCCGGGTGTGGCCGCCCGCCAGGGGCCGCAGCACGCGCGGCCACAGGGGCAGGGTATCCCAGGCACTGCGGTTGGCCCGCAGGGTGATCTCGTCGGCGGCGCCGCCGCTGAAGTAGGCCCAGGCGTTGTCGTCCAGGTGCTGGCGCGCCTGCTGCTCATGGTCGGCCAGGGTGACGATCTCGGGGGCAACCTGCTGCCGTGCGGGGGTGTGGGTCATACAAAAGAAAAAAGCACCTGGCGCTTGTTCAGCAAGCGCGAGGTGCTATTGAAATGAGAGTCGTTGCGGCGGATATGCCAGAGGGTCATGCTGCCAATGTGCCATACCGCCCGGGCTGCCTTGTCACACATCGGCCCACATGCGCAGCAGGTTGTGGTAAGTGCCCGAGAGCGCAATGACCGAGGGCTCTTTGTCGCCATGTGCCTGGCGCAGCCTGAGCAGCGACATGTCCATGTCGAACAGCAATTGGCGCTGCTCCAGCCCGCGCACCATGCTTTCTACCCAAAAAAAGCTGCTGACGCGGTGCCCGCGTGTGACGGGTGAGACCTGGTGCACGGTGCTGCTGGGGTACAGAATCATGTCGCCCGCTGGCAGCTTGATGCGTTTCTCGCCCAGGGCTTCGGTGATCACCAGCTCGCCGCCGTCGTAGTCCTCCGGCGGGGTCAAAAACAATGTGCATGACAGGTCGCTGCGCACCCAGCTGTTGTCGGCCTTGGAGTGCATGACGGCACTGTCGACATGGTTGCCGTAGAAGTTGGCGCCGTCCCCGTAGTGGTTGAACAGCGGGTTGTAGATGCGACGCGGTAGCGCCGCTGAGAAGAACAGCGCGTTGCGGTGTAACGCGGCCTTCACCATGGACTGCAACTGGGTGGACAACTCGCTGTCTTGACCCAGTTGCAGGTTGTTTTTCTGATGAATCGCCTGGCCACCGGCACTGCGGGCGCCATCCACCCAAGGGGCTTGTGGCCCGAGGGCTTGCCGCAAGACGGTGATTTCTTCAGGGGTCAGAACGTCTTTGATGTGCAGAAACATGGTGGCAGGCCCCGGAGGGCCTTTCAGAGTCAGAAGCGGGTCTTCAGTGTCACTTGCACCGAACGGGGGGCGCCCGGTGTATAGAAGCCACGGTACAGCGCATCGGCATACACGCGGTCCGTCAGGTTGCTCACGTTCAGCTTGAGGGTGGTCTTCTCGTCAAACGAGTATTCGACCATGGCATCGATGGTGCTGAAACCGCTGGCGTACACCGCACGCGAACCCTCGGGGTTTTGCTTGCCACGGTATGTCAGACCGGCGCCGACGCGGATGTTGGACGTGACGGCGTAGGTGCTCCACACGCTGCCGCTGTGTTTGGGCGTGAGGCCCGGGCGGTCCCCTTGCACCTGCGCACCGCCGCCGTTGGCCGCCAGCGCCACATTGCTGCGGTCGATCTTGGCTTCAGGAATCCAGGTGTGGTTGAAGAACACTTCCCATTGCGGTGTCAGGCGACCCGCCAGGTTGAATTCCATGCCCAGCGCGTGGCGCTTGCCGGACAGCAGCTCTTGCGCTGCGGCCGTGTCGGGGTCGGTGTTGCGCTCGTTGTATTTCTCGCTGTAGAACGCAGCCACGCCCAGCAGCGCGCGGCGCTCAAACAGTTCGAACTTGCTGCCGATTTCGATGTTGCGGCTCTTTTCCGCCGGCGTGTTGGCAGCACGGGTGGTGCCGCTGTTCAGGTTGACGCCAAACTGGTAGGTGTCGCCCGAGGTGTTGTACGAAGTGCCATACGACACGTAGTACGAAGACAGCTCATCGGGTTGGAAGATCAGGCCCACGCGTGGGCTGAACAGGCTGTCGGAGCGGTCACCGCTCACGCTGCCATTGGGGTTGCGGTAGGTGGCCTTGAAGTTGTCGTAGCGCAGGCCGCCCACGAGCTTGAGGGTGTCGGTGAGCGAGACGGTGTCCTGGAAGTACAGCCCCAGGTTGCGCGACTTGAACGTGTTCCATTGCACGGCCGCACGGCCATCTGCCACGCCCACGCCGTTGTCGGGTGTGCCCACGGTGGTGGTGGGGCGGGTGGTGGTGTTGGCGTAGTTCTGGTTGCGTTGGGCATCGTCGTCGTAGTAGTCCACGCCGGTCAGCACTGCGTGCTTCTTGCCACCCCAGTTGAAGGTGTTGTTGTAGTCGCTCTGCACCTGCAGCACATCGCTCTCACCAATGCGGCCCTTGGAGCCACGCGTGAGCACCGTGCTGTCGTTGATCTGGTCCAGCGTGATGGCGCTGTTCTGGAAACCGATGGTGCTGGCCAGCATGTCGCGCTTGTACGTGCCGTAGCGCAGGCGGGTGTTGACCTCGCCGCCATCGTCAAAGCGGTGGATGTGGCCCAGCGTGGCGTATTGCGACGAGGTGTTGTTGTAGTCGCTCTCCAGGCCGTAGAAGTTGCGGGCGGGCAAAGGCGTGTTGATCTTGCCATCGGCCGACAGGCGCCAGGGATGGTTGTAGATCGGGCGGCCCTTGGATTCAAGGTAGTACAGGCCGATGGAGAACTCGTCGCGCGTACCAATGCCCCAGGCAAATGTGGGCGCAATGCCGCGTTTGTCTTGCTTGGCGCCGTAGTTGTCGGACTCCTGCACCATGGCGTTCAGGCGGAACGCCGCGTTTTCGCCCGTCACGAAGTTGAAGTCGCCGGTGGCGCGGTGGGATTTGCCCGTGCCAAAGGTGTAGGCCGCCTCATGCTGGTCGATCAGCAAGGGGTATTTGTTGACCTGGTTGACCACACCACCCGTGGACCCCTTGCCGAACAGCATGGAGGCCGAGCCCTTGAGCACCTCTACACGGTCCTGGTTGAAGGTATCGCGCTCGACCAGCGGGGCGTCCTTCATGCCGTCGATGTAGATGTCACCGGCCTGGCCGAGCGAGAAACCCCGCAGGCGCACGTCTTCTTCGCCGGTTTCGCCTGCCAGAAAGGTCACGCCGGCCGTGGTACGCAGCACCTCGCGGAAGTCGTCCTGGTTGCGGTCGTTCATCAGCTTTTCGGTGAACACTGTGACCGACTGAGGGATGTCCTTGATGTCCTGCTTGCCCTTGCCGACGGTGGTTTTCTTGAGGAGCAGGGTGTCTTTGCCTTGCACTTCAGCCGCTTCTTTCACGGTCACGGTAGACAGGGTGGTCTCGGGGGTGCTGGTCTGGGCCATGGCGCCCATGGAGGCCGCCAGCATCAGGGCGCCCAGCGGCAACAGGGCTTTGTCTGAAGACATGCCCAGCGGGGCTGCGGCTGGAGAAGAAGCGGGAGAGTTGTGTGAGCGCAGCACGGAGCTGCGGCGCTGAGCGCGTGATTTTGCCAAGAGGGCCTCCGTCGGGTGGGTGTGCAGATTGGTGCGCGGGGCACCAAGAGCAAGCGAGAGGCAGTGGCTAGGTCAACATGGCTGTGCGTCGTCGTGCATTCTTATGTTACATCAAATGCGGGTCATTCTCATTTGTGTTGACGTTTACGTGCCACAATTTCAGGATTTCTGGGCGAAAAAAAAGCCGGCCAGGCCGACTTTTTGCTGCAGTGCAGGGTGTCTTACTTGACGTGCTTGCCAATCAGGCCAGCCAGTTCAAACATGGACACTTGGGGTTTGCCGAACAGCTCCTTGAGCTTGGCGTCTGCATTGATGTTGCGCTTGTTGGCAGCGTCTTGCAGGTTGTTGGCCTTGATGTAGACCCACAGCTTGCTGATGATCTCCGTGCGTGGCAGCGGTGCCGAGCCCACCACAGCGGCCAGCGCTGGGCTGGGCGTGAGCGCCTTCATGAAAGCGGCGTTGGGGGTGCGCTTCTTGGCGGGTGCAGCGGCCTTCTTGGCTGCTGGGGCTGTGGTTGCCGGAGCTTTTTTTGCAGTTGCCATGTTGGGTTTTCCTTGTTGGAAGTAAATTTTCACCAGCGAAAACGACGCTTTCCCACTGGAAGACCGATGCTAATGGGAAAAAAACGGGTTTCCAAGGGAGAAACGGCTTTTTTTGCCTCGATTTGTAGCGGTTGCGCCGCTGAGCGCACAGTGAGTCGCCGCAGTGGCACGCCAGTCTTGACAAAACGGCGGCGGGGCTCGGTTTTGGGGTGCGCACAGGGGATGGCAAGGGGTGCCCAGGTCGGGGCATTGAAAGATGCTGCGTAACAATGAATGAATGCGGGGCATTGACCCATTGACCCGCGAGGCTGGCAGGTGGGCTCCCCACACGGGGTTCTGGGATTCCGGTTCCTGAATTTCGTGCCGCTTTTATCGTCCTGCCGTTGTAGCAACCTCCATTTTGAAAGGCATCTTCGCAATGACTCCACCATCTTCCACTCCATTCAGCACTTGCGACTTCTGCGACAAACACAAGGCCGACGTGAGTGGCGGTTTCCGTGTGTTACCACCCGTGTTTCAAAGCTTCGGGGGGACGGCTGTGTTTGCAGGCCCGGTGAGCACCGTCAAATGCCACGAGGACAACACCGTTGTGAAGGCGGCCGTGGAATCCCCTGGAGAGGGCCGTGTGCTGGTGGTTGACGGCGGCGGGTCGTTGCGCCGCGCGCTGGTGGGGGGCAACCTCGCGGCAGCTGCCGCCCGCAACGGCTGGGCGGGCATCGTGGTGGACGGCTGTGTTCGCGACGTGGCGGAACTCAACACTGCGGCCTTAGGCATCCGGGCGCTGGCACTGATGCCGTTGCCCACAGAGCGGCGTGGTGAAGGCCAGCGCGATGTGGCTGTGCAGATCCAGGGAGTGTGGGTGCGGCCCGGCGACTGGCTGTATGCCGATGCCGACGGTATCGTGGTCAGCGTGCAGGCGCTGTCTGTTTGAGCGACAGGGGTCGGTGTTTTCCGATGGCTGCGGTTCTCAGCGATGGCGCCCCACACGCAGTGCCGCGCGCGAGGGCAGGGTGGCCAACAGCACGCTGGCCAGGGCAATGCCAAAAGCGACCAGTTGTATGCCGGTGAGCGATTCGCCCAGAAAGACAACACCCACCAGCGCAGCGCTCACGGGCAACATGACCGAGAACACGCCGCCCTGCGCCGCTGGCACTGCCTTCAGACCGGTCATCCACAGCCACACGGTCCACATGCAGGCGGCGAGCGCATAAAACAGCAGCAGTGCCCAGGTGCCCCAGCCGACGGAGGCAAAGTGGAAGTCCAGCGCCAGATAAAGCCCGAAAGGTGTGGTCAGCACAAACCCCCACAGATTGATGAGCGATGTGATGCGTTTTGGGCCCAGGCTGCCTGTGAGTTTTTTGCCGATCACGGTGTAGGCGGCTTCACAGATCACAGCGCCCACCAGCAGCCATTGGCCGAGCCAGGCCATGTTTTGAGCGTTTTTGGGGTCTAGCGCCTGATCTGTATGCGCTAAGTGCTCTGGTTTTGATAGTGAAAATAGTGCAATGCCCACCACGGCGCACACCACGGCGATCCAGGTGCGCGGTGCCACCCGTTCGCGCAGAAAGGCCCAGCCCATCAATGCCACTGCGGCAGGAATGGCCGCCATCGTCACGCCGGCCGAAACCGCGTCGGTCAGGCTCACGCCATAGATCATGCAGATGGTGAACAGGAAGTTGCCCAGAAACGACTCGAGAAACAGAAGCCGTTTTGTTTGCGGGGTGAGCGGCGGTTCGTCTGCAGGCTTCTTGAGCCAATGCAGCATGGCCACACCGCCGATGCCAAAGCGCATCCAGGCCAGCAGGAACACCGGCAGCACGGCTGCCAGAGGCTTGGACAGCGCGACATAGCTGCCCACCAGCGCCATGCTGAGGGCCAGGCACATATAGGCGAAGGGGCGGTTGGGTTGGGTCACTAGACTGGGGCGCTGTTCAACAAAAAATGAGTGCGCATCATGCCCGACGAATCCGTGCCCGACCTGCCGCTCCGCTGTGTTTTTGTCTATGGCACCTTGCGCAGCGGAGGGAGCAACGACATCACGCGCCTGCAACCCCCGCCACGTTGTGTGGGGACAGCGCAGGTGGCTGGGGTGCTCTATCACCTGGGCGCCTATCCGGGCATGGTGCTGGGCGGAAATCAGTGGGTGCAGGGCGAGGTGTATGCCATCGAGCCCGCGCTGGAGGCTGTCCTGGACGCCATCGAGGGTCTGGGGGAGGACGCGAGTGACGAGTACATCCGGCGCGAAGTGTCCGTGCAGGTGCAGGGGCGTGCGGTGTTGTGCCTGCTGTACGAAATCAACCCCCGGTATGTGGTGTCCGTGCCTGTGATCGAGCGTGGCGATTGGTTCGCGGTGATGAATCGGCGACAAGCAAAATCCCATAATGTGAAAGTTGAATTTCTTAATGTGGTGTGCGATAGATGCTGCATTGCCGCATTTTTTCTCGATATGAGAAATCAATTTCTGTATTGAGAAATCTCGTGTTTAAGTTGTTGTTCTATAAGGAGAAAATTTATCTCTTCTATAAGACATAAGAGCTTGCGCAGGTCTTATAGAAGACTTAAAGTTGTCCTCAAGGGCGGCACAAGCAGCCCGGCGTTTTCAACCAACCTCTGGAGTGATCTCATGCCCCAATCCCTCAACGAACAACTGAGCCGCGAACAGCAAATTGCCGCCCTGGAAAAAGACTGGGCCCAGAACCCCCGCTGGAAGGGTGTGAAGCGCGGTTACTCTGCTGCCGACGTGGTGCGCCTGCGCGGCTCGCTGCCGATTGAGCACACGCTGGCCAAGCGCGGCGCTGAGAAGCTGTGGGACAAGATCAATGGCGGCGCCAAAAAGGGTTACGTCAACGCCTTTGGCGCCATTTCTGCGGGCCAAGCCATGCAGCAAGCCAAGGCCGGCCTGGAAGCCGTGTACCTGTCGGGCTGGCAAGTCGCCGCTGACGGCAACACATCCGAAACCATGTACCCCGACCAGTCGCTGTACGCCTACGACTCGGTGCCCACCATGGTGCGCCGCATCAACAACACCTTCAAGCGCGCTGACGAAATCCAGTGGGGCCGTGGCATCAACCCCGGCGACAAGGAATTCATCGACTACTTCCTGCCCATCGTGGCCGACGCCGAAGCCGGCTTCGGCGGCGTGCTGAACGCCTTCGAACTCATGAAGAACATGATCCAGTCGGGCGCTGCAGGCGTTCACTTCGAAGACCAACTGGCTGCCGTGAAGAAGTGTGGCCACATGGGTGGCAAGGTGCTGGTGCCTACGCAGGAAGCCTGCGAAAAGCTGATCTCCGCACGTTTTGCGGCCGACGTCATGGGCGTGTCCACCATCGTGCTGGCCCGTACCGATGCCGAAGCCGCCAACCTGATCACCTCTGACCACGATGCCAACGACAAGCCTTTCCTGACCGGCGAGCGCACCCAAGAAGGCTTCTACCGCGTCAAGAACGGTCTGGAACAAGCCATCAGCCGCGGCGTGGCCTACGCCCCTTACGCCGACCTGGTGTGGTGCGAAACCGGCGTGCCAGACATCGGCTTTGCCCGTGAATTTGCACAAGCCGTGCACGCTGCCTGCCCCGGCAAGCTGCTGTCGTACAACTGCTCGCCATCGTTCAACTGGAAGAAGAACCTCAACGACAAGCAGATCGCGTCGTTCCAGGAAGACCTGTCGGCCCTGGGCTACAAGTACCAGTTCATCACGCTGGCCGGCATCCACATCAACTGGTTCAACACGTTCCAGTTCGCCCATGCATACGCCAACGGCGAAGGCATGAAGCACTACGTGAACATGGTGCAAGAGCCCGAATTCGCGGCACGTGACAAGGGCTACACGTTTGTATCGCACCAGCAAGAAGTGGGCGCAGGCTACTTCGACGATGTGACCACGGTGATCCAGGGTGGTTCGTCTTCTGTGAAGGCCCTGACGGGTTCGACCGAAGAAGAGCAGTTCCACTGATCTGCGTGACTTTTGCGCCCCTTGGATGTGGCGCAAAATCCACCGCGCAAAAGCCCGAAGCCCTCGCTTCGGGCTTTTTTGTTGGCGGCAGGGTTAAAATGCGAACAAATTCACTGCACAAGAGCGAGAAAGGCAATCTGGTTATGACACCGCGAACTACATCGGAGATGTTGACCAGCCGCTGAGGCTGGATGTTCGCGCCTGCACGAGATTGCATACCTCTTCCAGAAAGCGCGGACCCGTTCCGCGCTTTTTTGTTTCTGGGCCTGGCGCGTGCCCGCACCCCATTGCACTGATTGAAAAGAAAGAGTTACTCCCATGATTCACATCACGCTCCCCGACGGCTCGCAACGCGAATTCCCCGGCCCCGTCACCGTGGCCGAAGTGGCTGCCTCCATTGGCGCGGGTCTGGCCAAGGCGGCCCTGGCTGGCAAGATTGACGGCAAGGTGGTGGATACCAGCTACCAGATCACGGCGGACAGCCCGCTGTCGATCATCACGGCCAAGGATGCGGATGGACTGGAGGTGATTCGCCATTCCACCGCTCACTTGCTGGCCTACGCCGTCAAGGAGCTGTTTCCCGAAGCGCAGGTGACCATCGGCCCGGTGATCGAAAACGGATTCTTCTACGACTTTGCGTACAAGCGTCCCTTTACGCTCGAAGACATGGCCGCCATCGAAAAGCGCATGGCCGAGCTGGCAGCCAAGGACGAGCCCGTGGTGCGCCGCGTCTTGCCGCGTGATGAGGCCGTCGCTTACTTCAAGGGCCTGGGCGAGCACTACAAGGCCGAGATCATTGCGAGCATCCCCAGCAATGAAGATGTGAGCCTGTACCGTGAAGGCAATTTCGAAGATTTGTGCCGTGGCCCTCACGTGCCCAGCACGGGCAAGCTCAAATTTTTCAAGCTCATGAAGGTGGCCGGCGCCTATTGGCGCGGCGACCACCGCAACGAGATGCTTCAGCGTATCTACGGCACGGCGTGGACGTCGAAGGAAGAGTTGCAGCAGTACCTCACGATGCTGGAAGAGGCTGAGAAGCGCGACCACCGCAAGCTGGGCCGCGAGCTGGATCTGTTCCACATGGACGAACATTCGCCCGGTACGGTGTTCTGGCACCCCAAGGGCTGGGCGCTGTGGCAAGAGGTGGAGCAGTACATGCGCCGCGTGTACCGCAACAACGGCTACCTGGAGGTCAAGGGTCCTCAGATCCTGGACAAGAGCCTGTGGGAAAAGACGGGCCACTGGGACAAGTACCGCGACAACATGTTCACCACCGAGTCGGAAAAGCGTGAGTACGCGCTCAAGCCGATGAACTGCCCCGGCCACGTCCTGATCTACAAGCAGGGCATCAAGAGCTATCGCGACCTGCCGTTGCGCTACGGTGAGTTCGGTGCGTGCCACCGCAACGAGCCCACAGGCGGTCTGCACGGCATCATGCGCGTGCGCGGCTTCACGCAGGACGATGGCCACATCTTCTGCACGGAAGAGCAGGTGCTGGAAGAGTGCGCCAATTACACGGCCTTGGTGCAGAAGGTCTACAAAGACTTTGGCTTTACCGACATCATCTACAAGGTGGCGACGCGCCCTGAGGCGCGCATCGGTACCGATGAATCGTGGGACCGTGCCGAGAAGGCGCTGATGGATGGCCTGCGCCATTCGGGTTGTGAGTTCGAAATCGCTGAAGGCGAGGGTGCTTTTTACGGCCCCAAGATTGAATACACGCTGAAAGACGCGCTGGGCCGACAGTGGCAGTGCGGCACGATGCAGATTGACCCCAATCTGCCCGAGCGCCTGGACGCGGAATATGTGGCCGAAGATGGCAGCCGTAAACGGCCCCTGATGCTGCACCGTGCTACCGTCGGCAGCATGGAGCGTTTCATCGGCAT includes:
- a CDS encoding alpha-hydroxy acid oxidase gives rise to the protein MTHTPARQQVAPEIVTLADHEQQARQHLDDNAWAYFSGGAADEITLRANRSAWDTLPLWPRVLRPLAGGHTRVSLLGRTLAHPILLAPIAFQRMAHPDGELAMAYAAAALGAGVVLSTQASVSLESVAQAVHPDPGRGPLWFQLYLQHDRGFTQALVQRAEAAGYEALVLTVDAPSSGVRDRERRAGFRLPPGVGPVNLAGMQTPTPPALRVGQSALFDGLLHQAPTWDDIAWLQSITRLPVLLKGVLHPADARQAVSMGAGGLIVSNHGGRTLDTAPATATALPRVVQAVAGAVPVLVDGGIRRGTDVLKAMALGASAVLVGRPAVWGLAHAGAAGVAHVLRLLRDELEIAMALTGCATLADATPALLAADTPPSQGL
- a CDS encoding Fe2+-dependent dioxygenase; translated protein: MFLHIKDVLTPEEITVLRQALGPQAPWVDGARSAGGQAIHQKNNLQLGQDSELSTQLQSMVKAALHRNALFFSAALPRRIYNPLFNHYGDGANFYGNHVDSAVMHSKADNSWVRSDLSCTLFLTPPEDYDGGELVITEALGEKRIKLPAGDMILYPSSTVHQVSPVTRGHRVSSFFWVESMVRGLEQRQLLFDMDMSLLRLRQAHGDKEPSVIALSGTYHNLLRMWADV
- a CDS encoding TonB-dependent siderophore receptor, with the translated sequence MSSDKALLPLGALMLAASMGAMAQTSTPETTLSTVTVKEAAEVQGKDTLLLKKTTVGKGKQDIKDIPQSVTVFTEKLMNDRNQDDFREVLRTTAGVTFLAGETGEEDVRLRGFSLGQAGDIYIDGMKDAPLVERDTFNQDRVEVLKGSASMLFGKGSTGGVVNQVNKYPLLIDQHEAAYTFGTGKSHRATGDFNFVTGENAAFRLNAMVQESDNYGAKQDKRGIAPTFAWGIGTRDEFSIGLYYLESKGRPIYNHPWRLSADGKINTPLPARNFYGLESDYNNTSSQYATLGHIHRFDDGGEVNTRLRYGTYKRDMLASTIGFQNSAITLDQINDSTVLTRGSKGRIGESDVLQVQSDYNNTFNWGGKKHAVLTGVDYYDDDAQRNQNYANTTTRPTTTVGTPDNGVGVADGRAAVQWNTFKSRNLGLYFQDTVSLTDTLKLVGGLRYDNFKATYRNPNGSVSGDRSDSLFSPRVGLIFQPDELSSYYVSYGTSYNTSGDTYQFGVNLNSGTTRAANTPAEKSRNIEIGSKFELFERRALLGVAAFYSEKYNERNTDPDTAAAQELLSGKRHALGMEFNLAGRLTPQWEVFFNHTWIPEAKIDRSNVALAANGGGAQVQGDRPGLTPKHSGSVWSTYAVTSNIRVGAGLTYRGKQNPEGSRAVYASGFSTIDAMVEYSFDEKTTLKLNVSNLTDRVYADALYRGFYTPGAPRSVQVTLKTRF
- a CDS encoding SWIB/MDM2 domain-containing protein, which codes for MATAKKAPATTAPAAKKAAAPAKKRTPNAAFMKALTPSPALAAVVGSAPLPRTEIISKLWVYIKANNLQDAANKRNINADAKLKELFGKPQVSMFELAGLIGKHVK
- the rraA gene encoding ribonuclease E activity regulator RraA; this translates as MTPPSSTPFSTCDFCDKHKADVSGGFRVLPPVFQSFGGTAVFAGPVSTVKCHEDNTVVKAAVESPGEGRVLVVDGGGSLRRALVGGNLAAAAARNGWAGIVVDGCVRDVAELNTAALGIRALALMPLPTERRGEGQRDVAVQIQGVWVRPGDWLYADADGIVVSVQALSV
- a CDS encoding DMT family transporter; amino-acid sequence: MCLALSMALVGSYVALSKPLAAVLPVFLLAWMRFGIGGVAMLHWLKKPADEPPLTPQTKRLLFLESFLGNFLFTICMIYGVSLTDAVSAGVTMAAIPAAVALMGWAFLRERVAPRTWIAVVCAVVGIALFSLSKPEHLAHTDQALDPKNAQNMAWLGQWLLVGAVICEAAYTVIGKKLTGSLGPKRITSLINLWGFVLTTPFGLYLALDFHFASVGWGTWALLLFYALAACMWTVWLWMTGLKAVPAAQGGVFSVMLPVSAALVGVVFLGESLTGIQLVAFGIALASVLLATLPSRAALRVGRHR
- a CDS encoding gamma-glutamylcyclotransferase gives rise to the protein MPDESVPDLPLRCVFVYGTLRSGGSNDITRLQPPPRCVGTAQVAGVLYHLGAYPGMVLGGNQWVQGEVYAIEPALEAVLDAIEGLGEDASDEYIRREVSVQVQGRAVLCLLYEINPRYVVSVPVIERGDWFAVMNRRQAKSHNVKVEFLNVVCDRCCIAAFFLDMRNQFLY
- the aceA gene encoding isocitrate lyase, with product MPQSLNEQLSREQQIAALEKDWAQNPRWKGVKRGYSAADVVRLRGSLPIEHTLAKRGAEKLWDKINGGAKKGYVNAFGAISAGQAMQQAKAGLEAVYLSGWQVAADGNTSETMYPDQSLYAYDSVPTMVRRINNTFKRADEIQWGRGINPGDKEFIDYFLPIVADAEAGFGGVLNAFELMKNMIQSGAAGVHFEDQLAAVKKCGHMGGKVLVPTQEACEKLISARFAADVMGVSTIVLARTDAEAANLITSDHDANDKPFLTGERTQEGFYRVKNGLEQAISRGVAYAPYADLVWCETGVPDIGFAREFAQAVHAACPGKLLSYNCSPSFNWKKNLNDKQIASFQEDLSALGYKYQFITLAGIHINWFNTFQFAHAYANGEGMKHYVNMVQEPEFAARDKGYTFVSHQQEVGAGYFDDVTTVIQGGSSSVKALTGSTEEEQFH
- the thrS gene encoding threonine--tRNA ligase, whose amino-acid sequence is MIHITLPDGSQREFPGPVTVAEVAASIGAGLAKAALAGKIDGKVVDTSYQITADSPLSIITAKDADGLEVIRHSTAHLLAYAVKELFPEAQVTIGPVIENGFFYDFAYKRPFTLEDMAAIEKRMAELAAKDEPVVRRVLPRDEAVAYFKGLGEHYKAEIIASIPSNEDVSLYREGNFEDLCRGPHVPSTGKLKFFKLMKVAGAYWRGDHRNEMLQRIYGTAWTSKEELQQYLTMLEEAEKRDHRKLGRELDLFHMDEHSPGTVFWHPKGWALWQEVEQYMRRVYRNNGYLEVKGPQILDKSLWEKTGHWDKYRDNMFTTESEKREYALKPMNCPGHVLIYKQGIKSYRDLPLRYGEFGACHRNEPTGGLHGIMRVRGFTQDDGHIFCTEEQVLEECANYTALVQKVYKDFGFTDIIYKVATRPEARIGTDESWDRAEKALMDGLRHSGCEFEIAEGEGAFYGPKIEYTLKDALGRQWQCGTMQIDPNLPERLDAEYVAEDGSRKRPLMLHRATVGSMERFIGMLIEHYAGAFPLWLAPVQIAVLNITDAQADYCREIAEKLQKALPNQDLRVAVDLRNEKITYKIREHSLQKLPYILVAGDKEKAAGAVAVRGRGNRDLGVMSVEAFAELIAQDIATKA